A segment of the Bradyrhizobium sp. CCBAU 53340 genome:
CCAATCGAGAGTTGTTGGAGGACATCAAGCGGGTTCATCGCGACAGCCATGGCCGCTATGGCAGCCCGCGCATCCATGCCGAACTCAAAGCCCAGGGCCATCGTGCAAGCCGTGGCCGGATCGAGCGGCAGATGCGCCACCACGCTGTTCGGGCCGTCTCGGCCGGGCCGCGACGATGCCGCACCACCGACAGTGGGCATGGCTTCCCGATCGCGCCGAACCTGCTCGGCCGGAACTTCTCGGCCGCCATGCGCAATCAGATTTGGCTCGCCGACATCACTTATGTCTGGACCGGCCAGGGATGGTTGTACCTGGCCGCCATCATGGATTTGCACAGCCGCCGTATCGTGGGGTGGGCGATGGACGAACATCTGCGCGCCGAACTACCGCTTGCCGCATTGCGGATGGCGATCAAGGGACAAAAGCCCAGCGCCGGTTTGATCCATCACTCCGATCGCGGCACTCAATATGCTTCAACCGAGTACCGCCAGGCGCTGCAAGCCGCCGGCTTCCGGCCGTCGATGAGTCGCAGAGCCGATTGCTACGACAATGCCCCGATGGAAAGCTTCTTCCACACGCTGAAGACCGAGCTGATCCATCACTGCCAATATGCAACCCGCAATGACGCAGAGCGCGACATCTTCACTTACATCGAGGGCTTCTACAACAATCACCGCAGACACTCGGCCATCGGCTATATCAGCCCAGCCGAGATGGAGCTAAAATCGGCTTGATCCCTGTCCACTTTTTTGGGGGAAGATCAGGAGCGGCGAGCTTCAGCCCGGCAAGCCGGTGCCACACATCAAAAAGCGGAGCGAGGGGCTGCCGCGCCGAAGTCCAAAGGCGATAGTGCGCTCAATGATCGACCGCTATCGAGCATCCAAGTCTCGTGAATTCGAGTGCACCGTCGCCGTAATCCGTAATCCTCGGCAGTCGACCCACCAGTGCCGATACAACAGGCCTCGCCGCACCACCGGCACTGCGAGCTGGCCTTCGGTCCGCCTTTGCG
Coding sequences within it:
- a CDS encoding IS3 family transposase (programmed frameshift), translating into MAKRRRRSYSDEYKRQAVDLVLSSGRSAKSVSKELGLDGSVLSRWVKERSTVVAGGSAAAPTSQAAVPSADQADVIARLQRENEQLRMERDILKKSIAIFAGPPDMRFRFIEDRRADYPVQIMCRVLGVSPAGYYAWRSRPESPRAAANRELLEDIKRVHRDSHGRYGSPRIHAELKAQGHRASRGRIERQMRHHAVRAVSAGPRRCRTTDSGHGFPIAPNLLGRNFSAAMRNQIWLADITYVWTGQGWLYLAAIMDLHSRRIVGWAMDEHLRAELPLAALRMAIKGQKPSAGLIHHSDRGTQYASTEYRQALQAAGFRPSMSRRADCYDNAPMESFFHTLKTELIHHCQYATRNDAERDIFTYIEGFYNNHRRHSAIGYISPAEMELKSA